In the Cucurbita pepo subsp. pepo cultivar mu-cu-16 chromosome LG17, ASM280686v2, whole genome shotgun sequence genome, aaatatattcttaaaattaatttagcctttatttggatttttgttaaaatatattgttaaaAACATGCTTGGTTGTTTTCTTACCCACGACCgtgattaaattatattttatggagtgaaaaatatgaaaaataagaaattgtttttttttaatgggacATGATAACGCTTCATATTAATTCAATGATCGCCTCAAAATTAGCTTGGTGGGATACCTACAACCTCCTAATATTTGATCATTTAtatcatgcatgttgtgtaACCATAACCTAACTCTTTGCTCCTCAATTCAGCCCTTCATCATAATTACACATCATACCAGCATCGTAGGTTAAAGGAAGTGTCTGACCAAGGGAaggtgtaacgacccagatccaccgctagcagatattgtcctctttggacttttcctttcgcgcttcccctcaaggctttaaaacgcatctactaggagaaggtttccacacccttataaatggtgatttgttctcctcctcaatcaatgtgggacatcacagaaGGCAATAGAATCCACCTTATAGATATTTTGTTCATGGACATTCAGAAGAATTGTCCATCTCGATCCATATTGCTTGCCTCTGCTGAGGTAAAAATGGATAAACAATCCTTCTTCCTcgactcttttcttttgcaatcaCAAATTCAGTCACTTGCTTTTGGAAATCGTGTTTCGGAAAGTGTGTATTCGGCTATATAGGTTGACTTGTGAActaattacaaacaaaaaaattgttgcAAGGATATAAATTGACATTTGATAcctctataatttttttaactttttttagttcatgaatatattaaaaacataaaaattaaaaattccatcaatataaattttgttattattttttattagcaTTCTCCTACTatccttaaaaataaattttaactatttgaaaagaaatttttttaaatatatattaaaagtgagtagtaaattaattaaaagtttaaaattaaataaataaatgttttatcgaataaaataaaaatttaaataaattattcaaaataacccataaaaaaattaggatagAATTggattaattatttaatcaaaattattagagttaaaaaatttataatcggaataatttggttaaatcaaaattattaatatttactattaaaagtttatataattttattaaggataattattaagatttattataaaataaattgaagctacaaaattaaataaaatttttattagttaaaattatttaaaataaaatagtgaaggagagtaataatttttttttttcttttaaacatttgattttgaggttaaaagatatgataaaattaaaatttgattaataataaaaataaatagaggtTACGTGTTGTTAATTACTTCATGTTCTTATTTCGAAAAAAGTGATTGGCAGCAAGAAGTTGCAAAGCAAATCGGATCCCAAATTTTGCATAGTCAATGAAGATTTTATGCTTTGATATTTCCTTCTTCCCTCCAATTCTTACTCATTCTTCGTTGCTTCTCCTTCCACTcgccctctctctctctcttttgttacTGACCGCCGCTGACTCGCCCTACCATGGCCGGCGACGCTGGTGGCGACGGTCACTCTCCCTTTCCCCCACCTTCTAACGGCGGAGAGTTTCTTCTCTCCCTCCTACAACGACCCCCAAATCGCCAATCGCATCTCAACATCAATCCTCAGCCTCAGCCTCACCTTCACCCTCCCCCTGCCCTTGATCCAGCCGTCGCCGCCGTTGGTCCCTCCCTTACCTCCCTCCCGCCGCCCTGGCCTTCCACTGGCTCCGATCTTCTATACCCAATTCCTCTTTCCCCTTGGTCACACTCCCACCAGTCCTTGTCTGCTCCTATTGCTTCTAACTTTGTGGGGTTTCAACACCTTCAGCAGAAcccttttcctcttcctcGGAATCAGTTTGGGGGAGCCCAATTTGCGGCGAGTCACAGTTCGGGTGACCTAATTCAAGGGGGTCTTGGGGGTGCAGACGATTTGAAGAGGTTAGGGCTTCGTGGAAACCATGATAGACCGAATGGTACTGTTCATAACCTTTCGCAGCATAATGAACTGGAGAATAAGCTTCAGTTTGGCTCTTTTTCTCCCACTCAATTTTCTAGGGTTTTGGTTAGTGGGAATAATAGCTCTGCCAATGATTTAAACCGCGAAGTAGGGTTTAGGGAGACAATCCCTAATGGGATGAATAGAAATCAGGGATTGGATTCTCATGGGAATTcgaatttcatatcatatggGAATTCGATTTCCAATGCCAATGTTCATTCCTTTCGCCGTGGAGAGTTTGATTACTCAGAGCAAGAAAGAGGGCGTGTGTTGGGTGAAAACTACAGTTTTCATCCCTTGGTGAAGGTGTTGGAGCCATCTGGTTTTATGAGCAAGCCAAAGGGAGGAGGGCATTTGGATTCTGTGAACATTAGAAGGAGAGATTTTGATCATGTAgtaaatagagagagagcTAGTTCAAGTCAACTTGGGGAGGCGTTTCACAGGCTCGAACTTGGTGCACAGCTTCATGACCCTGTACGCCCTTCTAGGAGTGATCTTCATTCAGCATCAGCATTGGATATGGAAGAACGTGGTTTGAATTTGCATCCCGATTTTGCTGAAGGCAGGCCCAGAGATAGTCATGAGGGGCGTGGTTGGATGAGAAAGGATGTTGATTCAACTAATGGTAATGATAGCCAGGAACTGGAGAACAATATAGGTGAACAGCTTGCTGATTCCTTGTTGCACGAGGAGGAACCTGATGAGAAAAGCGATGCTAAACACGTGCGTCGTGAGAAGGTTGAatattctcttttcatttatcttGTATTTTCATACAATGCCTTTTTTTGTGTGGAAACATCACTGTTGAAGTCTCATGTATGAATGATAAGAtactaaaaatgaattttgttgaAGGAAAGAGGCATACCATTTTACTGATCATCTTAACGTTGAGATTGTATGCCCCATGAATTTACAAACTTGCATCTTTTCTAGAATATTGTACTTATGTCTTCAAAGGAACAACATGTGAGAAAATTCACTATATAAGTTTGTATTGAAACATTTGTGGATAGGGTCACTATATAAGTTTGTATTGAAACATTTGTGGATAGggtattattaatattaaaggTCAGATTGGAGACAAAATTTATGTGAAATTTTCTACACAGGATTGCAGGGGGAATCGGCTACTTACACACAGGGAGAGGATCTCTCGAAGACATATAAAGTGCCGTGGTGACATAGATATGTTGAAAGTTCCTCTTCTTGCAATTTATGAATCTCTGATACCAcctaaagaagaaaaggaaaaacagatGCAGTTATTAACATCACTAGAGAAGTTGGTTGTTAATGAATGGCCTTGTGCTCGTCTATGTCTCTTTGGATCATGTGCGAACTCCTTCGGTGTTTCAAATAGTGATTTAGATGTGTGTCTTGTGCATAGAGATGCTGATATTGACAAGGCTGAGATCTTACTGAAGTTGGCAGATAGACTGCAATCAGCTAACTTCCAGAATGTGCAGGTACTTGGATTATCTACCATTCagaatatttttcttgattgaAGTTGAAACGTCTTGGTAATGATGTCAAGATGTGTTTATAAttgtatgttatattttagttGCATGCGTCATACGAGCTTGTCTTCTGTTCTCCGATGTACGTGTATCCTTTTTAGGTGATGAAATAGGCAGTATGCAtgtatgaaaataacaaaatggTGACGTAATGTTTGGATACAACTTCAAGCGACATTCACTATCATGCACACAAATAAAAGCTCtttaaatttctattatttGACTTCAAGTTACTATGTTTGTAGGCCCTGACGCATGCAAGGGTTCCTATTATAAAGCTCAAGGATCCGGTGACTGGAATATCTTGTGACATATGcataaacaatgttttggCTGTTGTAAATACAAAACTTCTCCGGGATTATGCACAAATAGATGTGAGATTACCACAATTGGCATTTATTGTGAAGCATTGGGCTAAGTCTAGAGGAGTGAATGAAACATACCAGGGAACACTTTCTAGCTATGCGTAAGTTGTCAAACTTTATGGAATTCTTCTACTGTGCAGTATGATCATGTTGTATGAATTAATCTTCTATCATGATTAGAGATAAGTGTCACTATGATAAGGATACGAACACGTAATTTCTTGGTTTTTGAGAGTTGCGAACACTTCCTACATTGTCAAGTTTTCTAATTTCACATGTTAACTTGATGGAGTATGCTAATATGCCTATTATCAATTCAGGTATGTTTTGATGTGCATCCATTTCTTACAACATCGAGATCCTCCTATCCTGCCTTGTTTACAGGTTTGTATCCAAGTCTCTTAATATATGCTCACAGTCCgaatttggattttaaatACTCCTTTTATGATGACCATCCATTCTCATGGGTGGCTATTCTACTATCTACATATGCTTATCTGtacaaataaacattttagatttcttttatTCAAGCCTCTAGTATGAAATAGGTAGATAAGAAGCAAAgaactaaaaagatgaaaattgagCATAGAGGTTAAGTGCATCCCTGTTCATGTCAGCAGTGGTACAATTCTTAACATGTACAAGACACTGGAATTTTATGCACTCCTTAAATAAATGGAGCTCTCgtaacaaaattatttctgAGACCCAAATGACCTGCAAACCGTAATTTTATTGTGTATATTGAAATCACTAGTATAAACTTGATTTTGAAGGCAAGAACAACTTTAAGGAAAGGTCATCATTCAAAACATTCtacaagaaaataagaaaaaacaatttttagaaaacaatTATCAAAGTAGACTTTTTGTTTAACAAAAGGTTGTGGAAACAGTTCGAAAAGAAGCCCTAAGCTGTTGATGTTGTACTATAGGAGCTActtcctttttctatttcagTTATTTGTTATGGGTATTAatagttgttgttgagttgctcaattagtatttaatttatgtccaatagttttagtttgatatgttatgttgttTGGATAAGATGGCTGTATTCTTGATAATAGATTAGCTGACCAACAAAAGTTTCAcctttgatatttatatttatgcaAGTTTATCTGGtcgtatatttattatttgcatttaGTGATCAGTATATCCCTCCACCACAGGAAACGAAGATTGTTACTTATCATGAAATTGTTGATAATATTGAATGTGCATACTTTGATCAAGTTGAAAATCTGAAAAGTTTTGGATCCAATAACAATGAAAGCGTTGCTCGACTCGTCTGGGGATTCTTCCATTATTGGGCATATTGTCATGATTATGCCAACACCGTCATATCCATTCGTACTAAAAGCACTATCAGGTAAGATAtgtgatataatatttgtttctaTCATTATATGAAAGAGCTTTTAAATTCAGTGTAACCGTTGTTAAGGAATAATAGACCAATgatagttttttgttttggtacTAAAAAACATGATGCTGGACTGGATTAAAGAGGTAGGTGTGCGTGATTCTTTCCTAGGCAAAAAAGTAGAGGTCTTAAATAGCTTGAGTTGGGACCTTTTACAAACTGGTTAGCATCAGAAAACTCGTAAGATTGTGGTATTCTTGTTAGAAAACCACCTATCTTGAACCTATGACTTCAAAGTTCCTGAACTTTGTTCGGTGGTTTTTGGTTTTGCGGTTCTGGAAGTATGACGCTTGGAATAAGAGATGGATGGGCACAATtcttagaatattttttagcaAAAGATGGAAGCTATTCCACCCGCCATTTTGAGATAAGGAGACCCTTTGATTTGCAGcctttttggttaatttgtGGAATATTTGGCTCGACAGAAGTATGATAGTGGCATATTGTATCTAATTTGCACCCCAATTTGCTTTGCAAATTAGAGGAAGGGTGAGCATAGACAAGAGAGTTAGTTATGTAAAGAAAAGATATGTATGGTCGTTTATGAGCAGTAGTATTATATACAAGCAAATGAGTTAGAAAAGCGAAGAAGGTcgttgtgagatccaacagcggttgggggaggagaacaaaacattctttataagtgtgtggaaatctctccctagcagtcgcgttttaaaaaccttgagggaaccGAAAGGGAaggcccaaagaggacaatatctgctagcggtgggcttgagcatGTTACATTCGTTGTCACTATATAGTGTCTCTGTGGAGATTACATTTCCGAATAGGAGAAGTTTTTAGAGATGTCAAGAGAGGTCTTGAGGGAGGTGTGAACTTTGGTTAGATTTAATACCCTATTTCCGAGTATCTTTTGGTCATTGCACTTAGGGTATTATGCCTGTAGCAATGTCGAGTTTCATCATCGTTTAACTTTTAGTTGTAGTGATTCAGTTGAACTGCCTTAAAACCCCTTCTAGTGAAATTCTTATCAGTTGATTCTCTGTTTAGGCAAGATAATTGACAATCCTCTCCACTAGCTGTCCTTCTGTTAGGGGCATAGGCCTCATGTCTAGCAAGTGAACAAAGCaagataaacaaaaatgagattttagttGGATCcactctgttcttcttctcattACAGGGATTCAAAtggggaaaaggaaaagaaagaaagacctGCAActaaatctctctctttccagttctttgttattgtttttgaTAATACCCTGtcttgaaaaggaaaggacTAGAGGCCTACAAAGGTAGTGCTTATTAGAAGAAACCAGAGAATGTTCAAATGGATTGAGAGCGCCCATGGAAGGTCTGTTTTATACCAAGGTTTCATGCCTCTCTTCGATGTCCGTGACCGTGTCAAAGAGTTTTCTCATCTTCTTAATCTCGTAATTTTTTTCAGTGGTATCGGTCGTTTTAAGTCCTTCTGTAGCGTTATCCGTTTGTTTTCCCtttatttatatcaataaaaGCTTTTGATCTCTCTATTCTCAATATGTTTCTTTGCTTCCTAGTATTAAACTTGcaagatattaaaattttcatcatttgTCTTTGTATGCTCTCTTTATGGATGGTAAAAAAGTCTGAATTCTGATGAAGGATCCAAGTGACACCTGGGGTTCTTTTCTCTGGTTAACTTTTGTTCTTACTTTTATTCTCAGATCCAGCCCTCTTTTGAATCAGCATTGAAACTTCTACTTTGTTTCTGAGTAGTTAATGGGCTTTAGCTTATTGTAGCCCAAAATTTTAATCTGGGGAGGAGTATGCTGATAGATATAGATATGGCTCTTCATCTCATTGTTGTCTTTCTTATGTTCATCTCATTGTCAACTGAATGTGCAGCAAGAGAGCAAAAGATTGGACGAGGAGAATCGGCAAGGATCGTCATTTGATATGCATCGAGGATCCATTTGAGACATCTCACGACCTCGGTCGAGTTGTCGACAAGTACAGTATCAAAGTTTTGAGGGAAGAATTTGAACGTGCTGCTACTATTCTACAAACCTATCCAAACCCGTGCGAGAAGCTCTTCGAACCCTTCATCCCGAGTTAGcacttcttgtttttcttaattatcaGAGAGCTATTTAAAAACACAGTCATTATTATGTTCATAGCTAATCAAGGTTGTAAATTGCTTGctatggtttcttttttttttctttttttttttttgtgcttaTTTATGTGTCAAAGTTTGTTTGGGTTTTTGTAAAAAGATGTTGTGGTGATCTTTATACCATctagaattttgattttcccaGTTTGTAATATTATTTCTAGCAagaaattcctttttttttttttttcctgctGACTTggcatttttctaattaaaaaattaagtattatTGTTTATCACTTTTAtgcaatattaaatatatgaagaaaaataaatttactcttaggattgaaaattaatttttgttttttctaaatatattttaaattagctGTTTTCcaaattaagaaacaaaataatagtaataaggAAGGAATAATTATTATGGGCTTGGGCTCACTAAtcgaattaaaatatatttataatgattttataaataaaaaaattgaacacctattttgttgtttaattaACGTgatgataaataataaatagatattttattattcaataattagtgaatttttttttttttggaaggttaattcttgtattttcaaaaataaataatagcaataagttaatttttttttaattattattNaaaaaaaaaaaaaaaaaaaaaaaaaaaaaaaaaaaaaaaaaagtaattggggcctatataataaaagttttgaaacatGACAACTAACTTTGTATTACTAATAATAGTAAGTTTCCTTCCACGGAATGTTTAGCCGTTTTTTGTTTTAACGATTTGACCTAACTTTTTGCTCTGGAAAATATTGATTGGGGCAATTGTGGACCCCATAACTCATTCCAAATGTAGCTTCTTTCATGATATCTGTCGCCTCCACTATCGCTTGCCCCTTCTCCATCCACCTCATCCTAACACAATCCTTGGCCTTTCCTCATCCACCTCACCTATCTtcaaaactccaaaattaacCGTGTTTgacttaaaacaatttttaaaaacacttCAAAACAAGTAGGTAATATGATCATGCACGTGAGTTCGCATTGAAAAGTCAGAACCATCAAGTGCCGaacccaaatttcaaattgtaTGAATTTGAGATGGAGCCTtgtaatatcaatttttttaacatatatttaattttttaagcaaaattattaggatttttttttttgtttttgtgttgtttAAGTTAAGATATTCATTGAAATCCAAATTATTAAAGTTGTTAGAGAAAGAGATAGAAAGGGAAAGTTATTGTGAtaagttagagagagaaacaaaagttacgaggagagagagagagttttattGGTAATAAGATGTCTTTGTCTTTATTGACATTTATAGTCCCAAATTATTTGGtccacaaaaaataaaatatagtaaaaaacGTGACTAAATTCTGtctttttctctaaaaataaaaccaattaattatttaaatttccctataaataatttttattctttttttttttccattttgtaaGATACTTTTAACATCTTACCCCCAACATTTcaatcaaaaaattatttatattaaattagaagaaattacatattttttaaaataaaaatattagactGAGCACACCAGGATGGTGAGTGAAGGTTAGAGGGTCGAAACCTTAGTTTTTTTCAAACTACGAAAGACTCGAAGAGTCAGAATAGAGTACCCTAGAGTCAAAAGTTCATGGTAAGCCACTCTAGGAACACAATAAATCTCTTTAACTCCGAGAGATGACCAAGATTATGTTTAGAATGTGAATTTTGTGCTTTTGTGATCAATAGATATATCTCCCTAACACGCATGCATGAGTGAACCAACTTAAGACTAAAGCGCTAGAGCCAGAGCGGTTTACATGTTGAACCAAGTCAGTAAATTTCTAGTAGACCTAGCACCTTAGGATAGTGAGAGGTGATCAAAGGTCTAGACCTAAACATACCAAGAGATTGTATTAGCCCCAAGAAGCTAACCCCGAGTGTCTTGAAAATGCAAGATGAAATTTAAATCGCCTAGACGCCCCTACGAACCTAGTAGATCTCCACAACATCCAAGAATGACTAAAGTAGCTAACCATATAGGTAGTAGTATGACAGTGTCATTAAAGTATCCACCTGTATTGTCGAGCCAGGCTTAGGCCGAATAATGTGGTGCGTCGAAGCGACTAGGTGCACTTACAGACCAtggaaaaaatgaataataaaaataaaaataaaataaatatgaaaatttacgaaattaaaatgaataattgaTTCTCAAGTAGGTAGGatattaaaatacaatttatatGCAcgtcaaaaagaaaaataaataactaaaacaaTTAGATTGAGCCTCGTCCGGTACCCAAATTAAATGGCCTAAGACATATAGACTCCACATAAATGAGTCACAGAGTACGTGTCATTCATATGTCATTCAAGTCATCAAACCAAATCCGAAAGCgtttcaagtaaaggtaagACTCCTATATACAAATGGCAATATCAGCTATAGTGATCATGGATCAAACGT is a window encoding:
- the LOC111779294 gene encoding UTP:RNA uridylyltransferase 1, with the protein product MAGDAGGDGHSPFPPPSNGGEFLLSLLQRPPNRQSHLNINPQPQPHLHPPPALDPAVAAVGPSLTSLPPPWPSTGSDLLYPIPLSPWSHSHQSLSAPIASNFVGFQHLQQNPFPLPRNQFGGAQFAASHSSGDLIQGGLGGADDLKRLGLRGNHDRPNGTVHNLSQHNELENKLQFGSFSPTQFSRVLVSGNNSSANDLNREVGFRETIPNGMNRNQGLDSHGNSNFISYGNSISNANVHSFRRGEFDYSEQERGRVLGENYSFHPLVKVLEPSGFMSKPKGGGHLDSVNIRRRDFDHVVNRERASSSQLGEAFHRLELGAQLHDPVRPSRSDLHSASALDMEERGLNLHPDFAEGRPRDSHEGRGWMRKDVDSTNGNDSQELENNIGEQLADSLLHEEEPDEKSDAKHVRREKDCRGNRLLTHRERISRRHIKCRGDIDMLKVPLLAIYESLIPPKEEKEKQMQLLTSLEKLVVNEWPCARLCLFGSCANSFGVSNSDLDVCLVHRDADIDKAEILLKLADRLQSANFQNVQALTHARVPIIKLKDPVTGISCDICINNVLAVVNTKLLRDYAQIDVRLPQLAFIVKHWAKSRGVNETYQGTLSSYAYVLMCIHFLQHRDPPILPCLQETKIVTYHEIVDNIECAYFDQVENLKSFGSNNNESVARLVWGFFHYWAYCHDYANTVISIRTKSTISKRAKDWTRRIGKDRHLICIEDPFETSHDLGRVVDKYSIKVLREEFERAATILQTYPNPCEKLFEPFIPS